The following coding sequences lie in one Cannabis sativa cultivar Pink pepper isolate KNU-18-1 chromosome 5, ASM2916894v1, whole genome shotgun sequence genomic window:
- the LOC115715700 gene encoding protein yippee-like At4g27740: protein MADFRGQPLYNCRNCRNPIALRDDLLSKKYKAKSGPAYLFSHVMNITVGPKEEKQLMSGVFTIADIYCRGCGEVLGWKYIIAHDHAQRFKEGKFILEIAKIAKLY, encoded by the exons ATGGCCGATTTCAGAGGTCAACCTCTCTACAATTGTAGAAATTGCAGAAACCCAATTGCCCTCCGTGATGACCTTCTTTCCAAAAAATATAAG GCAAAATCTGGGCCTGCATATCTGTTTTCTCATGTAATGAACATAACTGTGGGGCCTAAAGAAGAGAAGCAATTGATGAGTGGTGTGTTCACTATTGCTGATATTTATTGTAGAGGTTGTGGTGAGGTACTTGGTTGGAAATACATAATAGCTCATGATCATGCTCAGAGATTCAAAGAAGGCAAGTTTATTTTAGAGATTGCTAAGATTGCCAAGTTGTACTAA